The proteins below come from a single Scatophagus argus isolate fScaArg1 chromosome 15, fScaArg1.pri, whole genome shotgun sequence genomic window:
- the six6a gene encoding homeobox protein SIX6a, with the protein MFQLPILNFSPQQVAGVCETLEESGDVERLGRFLWSLPVAPAACEVLNKNESVLRARAVVAFHTGNFRELYHILENHKFTKESHTKLQALWLEAHYQEAEKLRGRPLGPVDKYRVRKKFPLPRTIWDGEQKTHCFKERTRHLLREWYLQDPYPNPSKKRELAQATGLTPTQVGNWFKNRRQRDRAAAAKNRLQQQVLSGGSVRSLADEDGTVDRLGNSSSPEASLSSKAAASAISITSSDSECDI; encoded by the exons ATGTTTCAGCTGCCCATCTTGAATTTCAGCCCCCAGCAGGTCGCCGGGGTCTGCGAGACTCTGGAGGAAAGCGGGGACGTCGAGCGCCTCGGCCGCTTCCTCTGGTCGCTGCCCGTCGCGCCAGCGGCCTGCGAGGTCCTCAACAAGAACGAGTCGGTGCTGAGGGCCCGGGCCGTCGTCGCCTTTCACACCGGCAATTTCCGCGAACTTTACCACATCCTGGAGAACCACAAGTTCACCAAAGAGTCGCACACGAAGCTGCAGGCGCTGTGGCTCGAAGCGCACTACCAGGAGGCTGAGAAGCTGCGGGGACGCCCGCTGGGGCCGGTGGACAAATACAGGGTGCGGAAGAAGTTCCCCCTACCCAGAACCATTTGGGATGGAGAGCAGAAAACCCACTGCTTCAAAGAGAGAACCCGGCACTTGTTACGAGAATGGTATTTGCAGGATCCCTACCCGAATCCCAGTAAAAAGAGGGAGCTTGCACAGGCTACAGGACTTACACCCACACAAGTAGGGAACTGGTTCAAAAATCGCAGACAAAGGGACAGAGCAGCGGCTGCGAAGAACAG GCTCCAGCAGCAGGTCCTGTCCGGCGGCTCGGTTCGCTCCCTGGCGGATGAGGACGGCACCGTGGACCGCTTGGGGAACTCGTCCAGTCCGGAGGCCAGTCTGTCCAGCAAAGCAGCCGCCTCGGCCATCTCCATCACCTCCAGCGACAGTGAATGTGACATCTGA